Proteins from one Bos taurus isolate L1 Dominette 01449 registration number 42190680 breed Hereford chromosome 7, ARS-UCD2.0, whole genome shotgun sequence genomic window:
- the FAM170A gene encoding protein FAM170A, producing the protein MSREISKLHEYDLPSVYSLESNALNPEGRDMSSESEYLSCDSSFYTPFFAESWKTQEDTPQPESFVMVPACSQIIGETSSASTGYFSCVSSERELVFSDEDGVQQSCQDVTCLGSTEMPPVLDLELGETSSPCPQVSSPFNLVHSNKSSSSVHTKKKRVMKIYYMHVQTKKGVASLQDTEEGLESPTKKIQMEEMTSPEKIHTTFTPSQVTTMELLADSESSLDAQAKDERERAESPPEPRALEECSRAKTPEWLAALDSGFQCMSCYRIFPSLHDLQKHVEHGISEGFSCYAFHLALAWLKRKRNRKGKNRRRRKKIKTATSVCHKEKHFGMKTYSCKDTDSHP; encoded by the exons AAATCTCAAAATTACATGAATATGATCTACCATCAGTGTACTCTCTGGAGTCCAATGCCCTGAACCCTGAAGGAAGAGACATGTCCTCTGAATCAGAATACTTGTCCTGTGACTCCTCTTTTTATACTCCCTTCTTTGCTG AATCCTGGAAGACTCAGGAGGATACTCCTCAGCCGGAATCATTTGTGATGGTCCCAGCCTGCAGTCAGATAATAGGAGAAACTTCCTCTGCCTCCACAGGAtatttctcttgtgtctcctctgAACGCGAGCTTGTCTTTTCTGATGAGGATG GAGTCCAACAATCATGTCAAGATGTTACTTGTCTTGGATCCACTGAGATGCCTCCAGTCCTGGATTTGGAGCTAGGAGAGACTTCTTCCCCTTGcccacaagtctcttctccatTTAATTTGGTTCATAGTAATAAGTCGTCATCATCAGTACATACGAAAAAGAAAAGAGTCATGAAAATTTACTACATGCATGTTCAAACGAAAAAGGGTGTGGCTTCCTTACAGGATACAGAGGAAGGACTGGAGTCCCCCACAAAGAAGATACAGATGGAAGAAATGACCTCTCCTGAAAAAATCCATACAACATTCACCCCCTCTCAAGTGACTACAATGGAGCTCCTGGCTGACAGTGAATCCAGTTTGGATGCCCAAGCCAAAGATGAAAGGGAGAGGGCTGAAAGCCCACCAGAACCTCGAGCTTTGGAGGAATGTTCTAGGGCCAAGACACCTGAATGGCTGGCAGCCCTGGACAGTGGCTTCCAGTGCATGAGCTGCTACCGGATCTTCCCCAGCTTACACGACCTTCAGAAGCACGTGGAACATGGGATCAGTGAGGGCTTTAGCTGCTATGCTTTCCATCTTGCCTTGGCTTGGCTAAAGCGAAAGCggaacagaaaagggaaaaacaggaggaggaggaagaagatcaAGACGGCCACATCTGTTTgccacaaagaaaaacattttggcATGAAGACATACTCATGCAAAGACACTGATTCTCACCCCTAA